A window of Thermosynechococcus sp. NK55a contains these coding sequences:
- the lpdA gene encoding dihydrolipoyl dehydrogenase, which produces MSFDYDLIIIGAGVGGHGAALHAVSVGLKTAIVEAADMGGTCVNRGCIPSKALLAAAGRVRELRQASHWQALGIQLGQVNVDRAGVAAHAANLVQKIRSDLTNSLKRLGVDTLIGRGKVAGSQKVSITTPTGEKIVTAKDIIIATGSVPWVPPGVEVDGKTVYTSDDAIKLDWLPQWVAIIGSGYIGLEFADIYTALGSEVTMIEALDQLMPTFDPDIAKQAQRILIAARDIETYSGTLAKRVIPGSPVVIELADAKTQEVVDVLEVDACLVATGRIPATQDIGLESVGVTTDKRGFIPVNEYLAVTKKGKPVPHLWAIGDATGKMMLAHAASAQGIAVVETIVGRPRQVDYRSIPAAAFTHPEMSFVGLTEPQARELGEKEGFEVQVARTYFKGNSKALAETETDGLAKVIFRADTGELLGAHIFGLHASDLIQEAANAIRDRQTVSHLAFNVHTHPTLSEVLDEAFKRAHEMVTHR; this is translated from the coding sequence TTGAGCTTTGACTACGATCTCATCATTATTGGTGCTGGTGTCGGGGGGCATGGGGCTGCTCTCCATGCCGTCAGTGTTGGACTAAAAACAGCAATAGTGGAAGCAGCAGACATGGGGGGCACCTGCGTCAATCGCGGTTGCATTCCCTCAAAGGCACTCCTGGCGGCAGCCGGACGGGTACGGGAACTACGCCAAGCCAGCCACTGGCAAGCCTTGGGGATTCAACTGGGGCAGGTAAATGTGGATCGCGCCGGCGTCGCTGCCCATGCCGCCAACTTAGTTCAAAAGATCCGCAGTGATCTCACCAATAGTCTCAAGCGTCTCGGTGTGGATACGCTCATTGGCCGAGGGAAAGTAGCCGGTTCCCAAAAAGTGAGCATCACCACGCCCACAGGGGAAAAAATCGTAACCGCCAAGGACATTATCATTGCTACGGGATCAGTGCCTTGGGTGCCCCCCGGTGTGGAGGTAGATGGTAAGACGGTTTATACCAGTGACGATGCCATTAAGCTGGATTGGTTGCCGCAGTGGGTGGCCATTATTGGCAGCGGCTACATTGGTCTAGAATTTGCCGATATTTACACGGCCCTCGGCAGCGAAGTGACAATGATTGAGGCCCTAGATCAACTGATGCCCACCTTTGATCCAGATATTGCCAAACAGGCACAGCGGATTTTGATTGCGGCGCGCGATATTGAAACCTACAGCGGCACCCTAGCCAAGCGTGTCATCCCCGGTAGCCCGGTGGTTATTGAACTCGCAGATGCGAAAACACAAGAAGTCGTGGATGTCCTCGAAGTGGATGCCTGCCTTGTGGCCACCGGTCGCATTCCCGCTACCCAAGACATTGGCCTAGAGAGTGTGGGTGTGACCACCGATAAGCGTGGCTTTATCCCCGTCAATGAGTATTTGGCAGTAACGAAAAAAGGGAAACCCGTCCCCCATTTGTGGGCGATCGGTGATGCCACGGGGAAAATGATGCTGGCCCACGCCGCTTCGGCACAGGGGATTGCCGTTGTTGAAACAATTGTCGGACGGCCTCGCCAAGTGGACTATCGCAGTATTCCTGCGGCGGCCTTTACCCACCCAGAAATGAGCTTTGTCGGCTTGACGGAACCCCAAGCCCGTGAGCTAGGGGAAAAAGAAGGCTTTGAGGTGCAGGTGGCACGCACCTACTTCAAGGGCAACTCCAAGGCCCTGGCGGAAACCGAAACCGATGGCCTAGCCAAGGTGATCTTCCGCGCTGATACTGGCGAGCTACTGGGGGCGCATATCTTTGGTCTCCATGCCTCGGATTTAATTCAAGAGGCGGCTAATGCCATTCGCGATCGCCAGACGGTGAGCCACTTGGCCTTCAATGTCCACACTCATCCCACCCTCTCGGAGGTACTTGACGAAGCCTTCAAGCGTGCCCACGAGATGGTGACCCACCGCTGA
- the der gene encoding ribosome biogenesis GTPase Der — protein MALPIVAVVGRPNVGKSTFVNRLAGERDAIVHDEPGVTRDRTYRPAFWQDREFLVVDTGGLVFDDDSDFLPLIRQQAELALQEATAAIFVVDGQAGPTALDYEIAAWLRQLPVPILVAVNKCESRQMGQVQAAEFWSLGLGEPYPISSIHGSGTGELLDQLITYLPSGETLPEAPEIQVAIAGRPNVGKSSLLNALIGSDRAIVSPISGTTRDAIDTVIEHEGTQYRFIDTAGIRKRTHVAYGPEMFSVHRAFKAIHRSDVVLLVLDALEDITEQDQRLAGHIADQGRACVLIVNKWDAVPDKDTYTINAYRDRLYQRLHFLEWADALFVSAHTGQRLDKIFAAVDAAVEQHRRRVSTAVVNEVIQEALRWHTPPATRQGRQGKIYYATQVATQPPTFAIFVNDAKLFKDNYRRYIESQIRQQLGFRGTPIRLLWRSKKPREAAELVAH, from the coding sequence ATGGCTTTGCCGATTGTTGCTGTCGTTGGCCGCCCCAATGTGGGCAAATCAACCTTTGTGAACCGCCTAGCCGGCGAACGGGATGCCATTGTCCACGATGAGCCGGGAGTAACTCGCGATCGCACCTACCGACCGGCTTTTTGGCAAGATCGGGAATTTTTGGTCGTGGATACCGGGGGCTTAGTGTTTGATGATGATAGTGACTTTTTGCCCCTGATTCGTCAGCAGGCAGAGCTTGCCCTGCAGGAGGCCACGGCAGCGATTTTTGTAGTAGATGGTCAAGCAGGGCCTACGGCGCTCGACTATGAGATTGCGGCGTGGTTGCGCCAGCTTCCTGTACCCATTTTAGTGGCGGTGAATAAATGCGAGTCGCGCCAAATGGGTCAAGTACAGGCGGCGGAGTTTTGGTCCCTGGGGCTGGGAGAACCCTACCCGATTTCTAGTATCCACGGCAGCGGTACGGGGGAGTTGCTGGATCAATTGATTACCTACTTGCCATCGGGGGAAACGCTTCCCGAGGCGCCGGAGATTCAGGTGGCCATTGCAGGGCGTCCCAATGTGGGTAAATCTAGCTTGCTCAATGCCCTAATTGGGAGCGATCGCGCCATTGTCAGTCCGATTTCAGGTACCACCCGCGACGCCATTGACACAGTGATTGAACACGAGGGCACCCAGTACCGCTTCATTGATACCGCTGGTATTCGGAAACGGACTCATGTGGCCTATGGGCCCGAGATGTTTAGTGTCCATCGTGCCTTTAAGGCCATTCACCGCTCCGACGTGGTGCTGTTGGTGTTGGATGCCCTTGAAGACATTACCGAACAGGATCAACGCTTGGCAGGGCACATCGCCGATCAGGGGCGGGCCTGTGTGCTGATTGTGAACAAGTGGGATGCCGTCCCCGACAAAGATACCTATACCATTAACGCTTATCGCGATCGCCTATATCAGCGGTTGCATTTTCTGGAGTGGGCAGATGCCCTTTTTGTCAGTGCCCATACGGGTCAACGCCTTGACAAAATTTTTGCGGCGGTGGATGCGGCGGTTGAACAACACCGTCGCCGCGTCAGTACAGCAGTGGTGAATGAAGTCATTCAAGAAGCCCTACGCTGGCATACTCCCCCCGCCACTCGCCAAGGCCGCCAAGGGAAAATCTACTACGCTACCCAAGTCGCCACCCAGCCGCCAACATTTGCGATTTTTGTCAACGATGCCAAACTCTTCAAGGATAACTATCGCCGCTACATTGAGAGCCAAATTCGTCAGCAGCTAGGATTTCGGGGTACCCCAATTCGCCTCCTTTGGCGGAGCAAGAAACCTCGTGAAGCTGCTGAGTTGGTTGCCCATTAG
- a CDS encoding DUF362 domain-containing protein has product MPRVSLLRATSYDLDHLSASLEELLAPLGGMAAIVQPGDRVLLKPNLLTGARPKQECVTRPELVYCVAKMVQAAGGRPFLGDGPAFGSALGVARSNGYLPYIQELNLPVIEFHGDRYATDNPEFAHLRLSKEAMAADVVINLPKVKSHVQLTLTLGVKNLFGCVPGKMKAWWHMEAGKDADRFGRMLVETARAIAPDLTIMDGIIGHEGNGPSGGTPRPLHVLGASRDVFALDRAFVAILNVDPERIPTQRAATALGYNYELSEIEFPLAQPHELTIRDWQLPQQMMPIDFGAPRVLKSTFKHLYIRWIKEPLTAYSQKA; this is encoded by the coding sequence ATGCCACGTGTGAGCTTACTGCGAGCAACCTCCTATGACCTTGACCATCTCAGTGCCTCCCTTGAGGAACTCCTAGCGCCCTTGGGGGGAATGGCGGCAATTGTTCAACCGGGCGATCGCGTGCTCCTCAAGCCCAACTTACTCACGGGGGCACGGCCAAAGCAGGAATGTGTTACCCGTCCTGAACTGGTCTATTGCGTCGCCAAAATGGTGCAAGCCGCCGGTGGCAGACCTTTTCTAGGGGATGGACCCGCCTTTGGCTCCGCATTGGGGGTCGCCCGCAGCAATGGCTACCTGCCCTATATTCAAGAATTAAATTTGCCCGTCATTGAATTCCATGGCGATCGCTACGCCACCGACAATCCCGAATTTGCTCACCTGCGCCTAAGCAAAGAAGCGATGGCCGCCGATGTCGTCATTAACCTGCCCAAGGTCAAATCCCACGTGCAACTGACCCTCACCCTCGGGGTGAAGAATCTCTTTGGCTGTGTCCCGGGCAAAATGAAGGCATGGTGGCACATGGAAGCGGGTAAGGATGCCGATCGCTTTGGCCGTATGCTCGTGGAAACGGCGCGGGCGATCGCCCCCGACCTCACAATTATGGATGGCATTATTGGCCATGAAGGCAATGGCCCCAGTGGTGGAACGCCACGACCACTGCATGTTTTGGGTGCCAGTCGCGACGTTTTTGCCCTCGATCGCGCCTTTGTGGCTATCCTGAATGTTGACCCTGAGCGCATTCCCACCCAACGCGCTGCCACCGCCCTCGGCTACAACTACGAACTTAGTGAGATTGAGTTTCCCTTGGCACAGCCCCACGAATTAACAATTCGCGATTGGCAACTGCCGCAGCAAATGATGCCCATTGACTTTGGCGCCCCCCGCGTTCTCAAATCCACATTCAAACATCTCTATATTCGCTGGATCAAAGAACCCCTAACTGCCTATAGCCAAAAGGCCTAA
- a CDS encoding response regulator, with protein sequence MFRFPLLSLLQLLLPTTAAIAALLTPLYFSERQALLKELRVEQESKLENINLMLANTFGDTVNDLKVLASLHLWHELVDSTAREQREDIDQEAQDTVEQWHHFKKYYDLLYVLDSRGRIRFQWRAMPQITPRSPLQATPPYWPLLRELAPDQVFVSPVDIIETESLRFPLPVVYVGVPLYHQSTRKGVLLLRYQVNHLFEALLGICNTQGGLCLLANNQGYWLLGEDIREQWGFHFPERRQFTVRQQYPLLWQQMQHQSRGSLFSADGLFVYQSFSPLKEDSVSAESAAHSSRLQSNIRWWLIGFVPNSSIELYLERLNRDFLLSFTALCLLAAVAVLLIARDRQRKRSLQKLLETSNARFRSVSEMAPVGIFTLDAQGQPTFLNQRLLQLLQVHSLEEAQQRWIERLHPEDRDRVLKAWATCQQQRVPFHEKFRIVHHDSSSHWINARIIPLQQSSATDSFVGTWEDISQMMEQQKLLETARQAAEEASRAKSEFLATMSHEIRTPMNAIIGLTGLLLDTPLNPQQQEFVNTIRLSGDALLAVINDILDFSKIESGKLELESYPFNLCTCVEEVLDLLASRAAEREVELAADIDAGVPCTVIGDMGRLRQVLVNLIGNAIKFTQKGNVTLYVKAMPTPMSQYEFMPSYYSYLFAIQDTGIGISPAGMNRLFKPFSQVDASTTRQYGGTGLGLVICQRLVERMGGQIWVESKKAGEPLTVGGTPPAAYESIPIPESGSVFYFTVRFLLNPKSAPEAVNDTCHLANRRVLIVDDNATNRQILALQTKKWNMHPLVADSGASALTLLQQQGVPDVAILDLQMPEMDGLALARQIRTAYGQLPLILLTSLGNTLTESEKTLFSSLISKPVKQSTLYNALNNLFCEKQKAVSSKPATAPSFEQLKTELPPLRILVAEDNKVNQMVALRILEKLGYRGDIAANGLEVLDAVQRQPYDVILMDMQMPEMDGITATREVTQLFQGLKKPRPRIIAMTANAMESDRQLCLDAGMDDYVSKPIHLEELVRALRQCQPLQTPTT encoded by the coding sequence ATGTTTCGCTTTCCTTTGCTCTCCCTCCTTCAGCTTCTTTTGCCGACAACCGCAGCAATAGCTGCTCTTTTGACACCACTTTACTTTAGCGAACGGCAGGCGCTTCTCAAGGAGCTTCGAGTAGAACAAGAAAGTAAACTAGAGAATATTAACTTGATGCTGGCGAATACCTTCGGCGATACTGTAAATGATCTCAAGGTGTTGGCCAGCCTTCATCTCTGGCACGAGTTAGTTGATAGCACCGCTAGGGAACAGAGGGAGGACATAGATCAAGAAGCACAGGACACAGTGGAGCAGTGGCATCACTTTAAGAAGTATTACGATCTCCTTTATGTGCTGGATAGCAGGGGCAGAATCCGTTTTCAGTGGAGGGCAATGCCCCAGATTACCCCCCGCTCTCCGCTGCAAGCCACTCCCCCCTACTGGCCTCTCCTTCGGGAATTAGCTCCTGATCAAGTGTTTGTCTCCCCTGTGGACATTATAGAGACCGAAAGCCTGCGTTTTCCGTTGCCGGTGGTGTATGTGGGGGTACCTCTGTACCACCAGTCCACACGCAAGGGAGTGCTCCTTCTCCGTTACCAAGTCAACCATCTTTTCGAGGCGCTGCTTGGGATATGTAACACCCAAGGAGGGTTGTGCCTGCTCGCAAACAATCAGGGCTATTGGCTTCTTGGGGAAGATATTCGCGAGCAGTGGGGATTTCATTTTCCTGAGCGACGGCAGTTCACTGTCCGCCAGCAGTACCCCCTTCTGTGGCAGCAAATGCAACATCAGTCGAGGGGCAGCCTGTTTAGCGCCGATGGCTTATTTGTCTATCAAAGTTTTTCTCCGTTGAAGGAGGACTCTGTCTCTGCTGAGAGCGCAGCGCATTCATCTCGCCTCCAAAGTAACATTCGTTGGTGGTTGATTGGATTCGTACCCAACAGCTCCATAGAGTTATACCTGGAGCGCTTAAATCGCGACTTCTTGCTCTCCTTTACTGCACTCTGTCTCTTGGCCGCCGTAGCTGTCCTACTCATAGCCCGCGATCGCCAACGCAAACGGAGCTTACAGAAGCTACTGGAAACCAGTAACGCCCGCTTTCGCAGTGTCAGTGAAATGGCACCTGTGGGGATTTTTACCCTGGATGCCCAAGGACAACCCACGTTTCTTAACCAGAGGCTACTGCAACTGTTGCAGGTTCACAGCCTAGAGGAAGCTCAACAGCGGTGGATAGAACGTCTCCATCCTGAGGATCGCGATCGCGTCTTGAAAGCCTGGGCAACATGCCAGCAGCAAAGAGTACCTTTCCATGAGAAATTTCGAATTGTCCATCACGATAGCAGCAGTCACTGGATTAACGCCCGCATCATTCCCCTCCAGCAAAGCAGCGCCACAGATAGTTTTGTCGGTACCTGGGAAGATATCTCCCAAATGATGGAGCAGCAAAAGCTCCTAGAAACAGCGCGCCAAGCTGCCGAGGAAGCCAGCCGTGCCAAGAGCGAGTTTTTGGCCACCATGAGCCATGAAATTCGCACCCCCATGAACGCCATCATTGGTCTGACCGGACTGCTGCTCGACACCCCCCTCAATCCCCAACAACAGGAGTTTGTCAATACCATTCGCCTCAGTGGGGATGCTCTGCTGGCGGTAATCAACGATATTCTCGATTTCTCGAAAATTGAGTCGGGTAAGTTGGAGCTGGAGAGCTATCCCTTTAATCTGTGCACTTGCGTTGAAGAAGTCCTCGATCTATTGGCAAGTCGTGCCGCCGAACGTGAGGTGGAACTTGCTGCCGACATTGATGCAGGGGTGCCCTGCACTGTCATTGGCGATATGGGACGGCTGCGACAGGTACTTGTCAATCTCATCGGCAATGCCATCAAGTTTACCCAAAAAGGCAATGTCACACTCTACGTGAAGGCAATGCCAACACCGATGAGTCAGTATGAATTTATGCCCTCATATTACTCCTACTTATTTGCCATTCAGGATACAGGGATCGGTATTTCTCCAGCCGGCATGAATCGCCTTTTCAAGCCCTTTAGCCAAGTGGATGCCTCCACCACTCGTCAGTATGGCGGCACTGGACTAGGTTTAGTCATCTGCCAACGCCTTGTGGAGCGGATGGGGGGGCAAATTTGGGTAGAAAGCAAAAAGGCGGGAGAACCCCTCACCGTAGGCGGAACACCCCCGGCGGCCTATGAGTCAATTCCAATACCCGAGAGCGGATCAGTTTTTTACTTTACGGTGCGGTTTTTGCTCAATCCGAAGTCGGCACCAGAGGCAGTTAATGACACTTGCCACCTTGCAAACCGCCGCGTTCTTATTGTCGACGATAATGCGACCAATCGCCAAATTCTAGCGCTACAAACCAAAAAATGGAACATGCACCCCCTGGTGGCCGATAGTGGGGCCAGTGCCCTTACGCTTCTCCAACAACAAGGGGTACCGGATGTAGCTATTCTAGACCTACAGATGCCTGAGATGGATGGGCTTGCCCTCGCTCGCCAAATTCGCACAGCCTACGGTCAATTGCCCCTGATCCTTCTCACTTCCTTGGGAAATACCCTCACGGAGTCAGAGAAGACCCTATTCTCTAGCCTGATCAGCAAGCCCGTGAAACAATCGACACTGTACAATGCCCTGAATAATTTATTTTGCGAAAAGCAGAAAGCCGTATCCTCCAAACCAGCCACAGCGCCATCCTTTGAACAGCTAAAAACCGAATTACCGCCCCTGCGCATTCTGGTGGCTGAAGATAACAAGGTCAACCAGATGGTGGCGTTGCGGATTTTGGAAAAGTTGGGCTATCGCGGTGATATTGCGGCCAACGGCTTGGAGGTCCTGGATGCGGTGCAGCGGCAGCCCTACGATGTAATCTTGATGGATATGCAAATGCCGGAGATGGATGGCATTACGGCTACCCGAGAAGTGACTCAACTGTTTCAAGGGCTCAAGAAACCCCGTCCGCGAATTATTGCCATGACCGCCAATGCCATGGAGAGCGATCGCCAGCTTTGTCTCGATGCAGGCATGGACGATTATGTGAGCAAGCCTATTCACCTTGAGGAATTGGTGCGTGCCCTTCGCCAGTGTCAGCCCCTTCAGACCCCAACAACTTAA
- a CDS encoding site-2 protease family protein, protein MTWISLIVLGLILVFIVRQSAARVSQTPWWLLWLVLMLPAFFIAGWLLLLGNTPVPSGWLILIFVTSSVLYLVLLRRGQSFLPAAPPTPPPPPLTDNGKLLNQEEETQLQSCFPWGMYYLQQIEYRPQAVICRGQMRGDANQVYETVERNIAQRFGDRFLVMFQMGLSNKPFFALIPRDRLPQPQQLFRPGLSLGLLALTFLTTTVAGLALVAPDLTAAELRLNPSLLWQGLPYSVSLLLILGIHELGHFATAWYYGVKATLPYFIPLPFAMGTLGAFIQMRSPVPHRRALFDISIAGPIAGLIVTLPILVWGLQQSEVVQLPANASEQSLNPQVLSPRISILLALIAKAIFGATLKSNSALHLHPMAVAGVLGLVVTALNLMPVGQLDGGHIVHAIYGHRTGAVIGQVSRLLVLILSFIQPWLFVWALILFFMPAFDEPALNDVSELDNWRDALGLMALVLLLLIIFPVPAPLAALLLPTHPMP, encoded by the coding sequence ATGACATGGATTTCCCTTATTGTATTGGGTTTAATCTTGGTCTTTATTGTCCGCCAGAGTGCTGCCCGTGTCAGTCAAACCCCTTGGTGGCTCCTGTGGCTAGTGCTGATGTTGCCGGCCTTTTTTATTGCAGGTTGGCTGCTGCTGTTGGGGAATACACCTGTACCTTCGGGATGGCTGATCCTGATCTTTGTCACCAGTTCGGTGCTCTACCTTGTGCTCTTGCGCCGAGGCCAGTCCTTCTTACCGGCTGCGCCACCCACACCCCCGCCACCACCACTGACGGACAATGGCAAGCTCCTCAATCAGGAGGAAGAAACGCAATTGCAGAGCTGTTTCCCTTGGGGAATGTACTATCTGCAGCAAATTGAGTATCGTCCACAGGCGGTGATCTGCCGTGGGCAAATGCGCGGTGATGCCAACCAAGTCTATGAAACAGTGGAGCGCAATATTGCCCAACGCTTTGGCGATCGCTTTCTGGTCATGTTTCAAATGGGTTTGAGTAATAAGCCTTTTTTTGCCCTGATTCCCCGCGATCGCCTGCCCCAGCCCCAACAGCTTTTTCGTCCTGGTCTCAGCCTTGGCCTTCTGGCCTTAACCTTTCTCACCACCACCGTTGCTGGCTTGGCACTTGTGGCGCCTGATCTGACAGCGGCGGAACTGCGGCTCAATCCCAGTTTGCTCTGGCAGGGGTTGCCCTACAGCGTGAGTCTGCTGTTGATTTTGGGCATCCATGAACTGGGACACTTTGCCACTGCATGGTATTACGGCGTGAAGGCAACGCTGCCCTACTTTATTCCTCTGCCCTTTGCCATGGGCACACTGGGGGCCTTTATCCAGATGAGATCGCCTGTTCCCCATCGCCGTGCCCTCTTCGACATTAGTATTGCGGGTCCTATTGCTGGGTTGATCGTGACGCTACCAATTCTAGTTTGGGGGTTACAGCAGTCCGAGGTGGTGCAACTGCCTGCCAATGCTTCGGAGCAGTCCCTCAATCCCCAAGTGTTGAGTCCACGTATTTCGATTCTCTTGGCCCTGATTGCTAAAGCCATTTTTGGCGCCACCCTCAAGAGTAACAGTGCGCTACACCTGCATCCGATGGCAGTGGCGGGGGTGCTGGGTTTGGTAGTGACGGCTTTGAACCTGATGCCTGTGGGTCAATTGGATGGAGGTCACATTGTTCATGCAATCTACGGCCATCGAACGGGGGCAGTCATTGGCCAAGTTAGCCGTTTACTGGTGCTGATTCTCTCGTTTATTCAACCGTGGCTCTTTGTTTGGGCACTGATCCTGTTCTTTATGCCCGCTTTTGATGAACCTGCCCTCAATGATGTCAGTGAATTGGACAACTGGCGCGATGCCCTTGGCCTGATGGCACTGGTGTTGCTATTGCTCATTATTTTCCCGGTGCCAGCGCCCCTTGCAGCGCTGCTACTGCCGACACACCCAATGCCATAG
- the petG gene encoding cytochrome b6-f complex subunit V, whose product MIEPLLCGIVLGLIPVTLAGLFFAAYQQYKRGSQLEL is encoded by the coding sequence ATGATTGAACCTTTACTATGTGGGATTGTTTTAGGGCTGATTCCAGTGACGTTGGCAGGGCTATTCTTTGCTGCCTACCAACAATACAAGCGGGGCAGCCAGCTTGAACTCTAG
- a CDS encoding MBL fold metallo-hydrolase, with product MIWIPVAQQQKLPRLVLPRVYGFPPNRETLGGTAYLIVENDGNTLIDAPFWTDTTQDWLRAQGGVQRLILTHRGAIARVREIQHTFNCEVIIHEQEAYLLPQVTVTPFNHHLAIGETLEILWTPGHSPGSACVYWSCQGGVLFTGRHLLPTPTGELAPIKTATTFHWPRQLRSVEALKAFCRQKCLSYLCPGANIGFLRGTLAIANAQAVLQGLSVDNLLSNKF from the coding sequence ATGATTTGGATACCTGTGGCTCAACAACAGAAACTGCCCCGCCTTGTATTACCGAGGGTCTATGGGTTTCCACCCAACCGCGAGACACTGGGAGGTACTGCTTATCTCATTGTAGAAAATGATGGCAATACCCTTATTGATGCGCCCTTTTGGACAGACACAACTCAGGATTGGCTCAGGGCCCAGGGGGGCGTTCAGCGCCTTATCCTTACCCATCGCGGGGCGATCGCCCGCGTCAGGGAAATTCAGCACACCTTCAACTGCGAAGTGATCATCCATGAGCAGGAGGCGTATCTGCTGCCCCAAGTGACGGTAACCCCGTTTAACCACCATCTAGCTATCGGTGAAACCCTCGAAATTCTCTGGACACCTGGTCACTCCCCCGGCAGTGCCTGTGTCTATTGGTCTTGCCAAGGGGGCGTTCTCTTTACAGGTCGTCACCTACTCCCTACCCCTACGGGAGAACTCGCACCGATTAAAACGGCTACCACCTTCCACTGGCCCCGTCAACTGCGCAGCGTTGAAGCATTAAAAGCCTTCTGTCGGCAGAAGTGCTTAAGTTATCTGTGTCCGGGGGCAAATATAGGTTTTCTGCGGGGGACGCTGGCGATCGCCAACGCCCAAGCCGTCCTGCAAGGACTCTCAGTTGATAACCTTCTTTCTAACAAATTTTAA
- a CDS encoding BolA family protein: MVTPEQLTTLIQSSLPDAFVQVQDLTGGGDHYEAVVVSAAFEGKGLVQQHQLVYSSLKDLMASNELHALALKTYTPQQWAQRQ, translated from the coding sequence ATGGTTACTCCTGAACAACTGACCACCTTAATTCAATCCAGCTTGCCCGATGCCTTTGTTCAAGTACAGGATTTGACGGGGGGTGGCGATCATTACGAAGCGGTAGTGGTCTCCGCCGCCTTTGAGGGCAAGGGACTGGTGCAGCAGCACCAATTGGTCTATAGCAGCCTCAAGGATCTCATGGCCAGCAATGAACTCCACGCCCTTGCCCTGAAGACCTATACTCCCCAACAATGGGCACAACGTCAGTGA
- a CDS encoding Hsp20/alpha crystallin family protein, which translates to MALVRWEPFREIDAIQRQMNRLFDELIPLTERRSDLSFLPAAELEETPEALFLKVELPGMDPKDIDVQVTAEAVSISGERKSETKTETEGMKRTEFRYGKFQRVIPLPVRIQNTDVKAEYKDGILRLTLPKAEEEKNRVVKVSLA; encoded by the coding sequence ATGGCACTCGTTCGTTGGGAACCGTTCCGCGAAATTGATGCAATTCAACGCCAAATGAACCGTCTATTCGATGAATTGATTCCCTTGACGGAGCGGCGCAGTGATCTTAGTTTTCTGCCCGCCGCAGAACTGGAAGAAACCCCTGAAGCCCTTTTCTTGAAAGTAGAGCTTCCGGGGATGGATCCCAAAGACATTGACGTTCAAGTTACAGCTGAAGCGGTTTCCATTAGTGGCGAACGCAAATCTGAAACCAAAACTGAAACAGAGGGCATGAAACGTACAGAATTCCGCTATGGCAAATTCCAACGGGTCATTCCTCTGCCAGTTCGGATTCAAAACACCGATGTCAAAGCCGAATACAAAGATGGTATCCTGCGCCTGACCCTGCCGAAAGCGGAAGAAGAGAAAAACCGCGTCGTCAAAGTGAGCCTTGCCTAA
- the grxD gene encoding Grx4 family monothiol glutaredoxin, with product MTPELHAKIDNLVKSNKIIVFMKGSKLMPQCGFSNNAVQILNALGVPYETVDVLEDFEIRQGIKEYSNWPTIPQVFINGEFIGGSDILIELYQSGELQQLVEVALAS from the coding sequence ATGACACCCGAACTCCATGCCAAAATTGATAACCTTGTCAAGAGCAACAAGATCATTGTTTTCATGAAGGGGAGCAAGCTGATGCCCCAATGCGGTTTTTCTAACAATGCGGTGCAAATTTTGAATGCCCTCGGCGTCCCCTATGAAACAGTGGATGTCCTTGAGGATTTTGAGATTCGTCAAGGGATTAAGGAGTATTCCAACTGGCCAACGATTCCCCAAGTGTTTATCAACGGCGAGTTTATTGGTGGCTCCGATATTCTCATTGAGCTATACCAAAGTGGTGAATTGCAACAACTGGTTGAGGTGGCTTTAGCTTCATAA